Proteins from a genomic interval of Capsicum annuum cultivar UCD-10X-F1 chromosome 4, UCD10Xv1.1, whole genome shotgun sequence:
- the LOC107869239 gene encoding ethylene-responsive transcription factor 4-like has translation MTEEVRYRGVRKRSWGKYQADIWIGTTKYLGMFNTAKEAALAYDAAAIKFRGAKAKTNFPIPRLRNSAGGGTGDGGVAAVASESESSSLQSRGIEIDLNLPPPPEDM, from the coding sequence atgaCAGAGGAGGTGCGTTATCGAGGAGTGCGGAAGAGGTCGTGGGGGAAATACCAGGCAGATATATGGATAGGAACCACTAAGTACTTAGGTATGTTCAACACCGCAAAGGAGGCTGCGTTGGCATATGATGCGGCAGCAATAAAGTTTCGCGGTGCCAAGGCCAAGACCAACTTTCCGATTCCAAGACTTCGAAATAGTGCTGGTGGTGGAACTGGAGATGGAGGTGTTGCTGCCGTTGCCAGTGAATCAGAGTCATCTTCACTGCAATCTAGGGGCATTGAGATTGATTTGAATCTACCTCCGCCACCAGAAGACATGTGA